TGAGCAGCACCGGGTACTCGGCATCCGGTTCCTCGGCCGCCGCCCGGTGCGAGACGGGCACGAACCGGGCCCGGCCGTCCTCCGTGGCGAACCGGTCGAGGAAGAGACGCGGCGTCCCGGGGTGCACCTCGACGGACGGCGCGGGCCCCACCTCGGTCGTCGGCGCGGGGCAGGGCCAGAACACCCCGTTCTCCTCGGCCAGCCGCCGGTAGGTGATGCCCGAGTAGTCGGCGGGCCCACCCGCGCTCGCCCGGCGCAGCTCCTCGAAGACCTCCTCGGCGTCGGTCGAGAAGCCCTTCTCGACGCCCAGCCGGTCGGCCAGCTCGTGCATGACCTCCAGGTCGCTGCGGACCCCGTCGGGCGGCGTGATCGCGCGCCGCCGCAGCAGCACCCGGCCCTCCAGATTGGTCGTCGTGCCGGTCTCCTCCGCCCACTGCGTCACCGGCAGCACCACGTCCGCCAGCTCCGCCGTCTCCGACAGCACGACATCGCACACCGCGAGGAAGTCCAGCGACCTGATCCGGTCCTCGATGTGGGCGGCGCGCGGCGCCGAGACCACCGGGTTGGAGCCCATCAGCAGCAGCGACTTGATGTCACCGCCGAGCGCGTCCAGCAGCTCGTACGCGCTGCGCCCCGGGCCGGGCAGGCTGTCGGGGTCCACCCCCCAGACCTCGGCGACGTGCCGCCTCGCCTCGGGGTCGACCAGCTTGCGGTAGCCCGGCAGCTGGTCGGCCTTCTGGCCGTGCTCGCGTCCGCCCTGTCCGTTGCCCTGCCCGGTGAGGCAGCCGTACCCGGACAGCGGCCGTCCGGCGCGGCCCGTCGCCAGCGTGAGGTTGATCCACGCGCCCACGGTGTCGGTGCCCTTGGACTGCTGCTCGGGCCCGCGCGCGGTGAGCACCATGGCGTGCTCGGGCTCGCAGAACAGCCGTACCGCCTCGCGGAGTTCGGGAACGGACACCCCCGTGATCCGTTCCACGTACTCCGGCCAGTGCGCCATGGCCGCCGCCCGCGCCTCCTCCCACCCGCTGGTCCGCTCGCGGATGTACTCCTCGTCCGTCCGCCCCTCGGCCACGATCAGGTGCAGCAGACCGAGGGCGAGGGCGAGATCGGTGCCGGGGCGCGGGGACAGGTGCAGGTCGGCCTGTTCGGCCGTACGGGTCCGGCGCGGATCGATGACGATCAGCTTGCCGCCGTTCTCCTTCAGCTCGGTGAGATAGCGCAGCGCCGGCGGCATGGTCTCCGCGAGGTTGGACCCGACGAGGACGACACACCCCGTCCTCGGGATGTCCTCCAGCGGGAACGGCAGCCCGCGGTCCAGCCCGAACGCCTTCATCCCGGCGGCCGCCGCCGATGACATGCAGAAACGGCCGTTGTAGTCGATCTGCGAGGTGCCGAGGACGATCCGCGCGAACTTGCCGAGCAGATACGCCTTCTCGTTCGTCAGCCCGCCGCCGCCGAACACTCCGCACGCGTCCGGGCCATGTTCCGTACGCGTGCGGGTGAGCCCCTCGGCGATCCGGTCGAGTGCCTCGTCCCAGGAGGCGGGTTCCAGGTTGCCCGCCCGCCTGACCAAGGGACTGGTCAGCCTGACCCGGGACGAGAGCACCGCCGGCGCCGTACGGCCCTTGCCGCACAGCGCTCCCCGGTTCACCGGGAAGTCCGCGCGCTCCGTGACCACTACGACCCCTTCGGTCCCGTCCGCACCGGGCGTCAGGTTCATTCCGCACTGCAGGGCGCAGTACGGGCAGTGGGTGGGCGTCGCGGAGTTCGGCATACCGCTCAGCGTGCGTCGCACGTGTTACGTGCCGGGACGCCCCTCGTTACACGACCGGCACGGGGACCTCCCGGCGGCGTCGGGCCCGGCGTGAGGAAGCGTGCCGCCGCGTGTCGCGATTCCGTCACCGTATGCGGTCGCCCCGCTGCTTTCCGTCCACCCGTCGGGGCTCCGCGTGCTAAGAACTACGGGCGCCACAGACACGGGGATCGTGCCGCGGGCCCCGTGTGGCGTACGACCTGTCACCCGGCCCGCACCCGGGCCGTAGGGGGAAGAGGACCACCACGTGAACCGTATGCGCACCACCGCCGCCGTCCTCGGCGCCGTCGGCGCCCTGACCGCCGCTCAGCTGGGCCTCGCCGGGGCCGCCTCCGCCGCGCCCAAGGCCGCCGGCTGCCCGATCGAGCTCGTCTCGCCGGGCGGCTTCACCCTGGACTCGAAGAACCGGGTGGAGGGCGGCCTCTACTTCGCCCTCAAGAACAAGAGCAAGAGCGCGAGCTTCAAGGACGTCAGCCTGACCGTCAGCAAGCCCGTCAACCTGACCTTCACCTACGCCTCCGCCACCAAGCACAGCGAGATCACCAAGAGGACCTCGAAGGTGGCCACCGTCCACACCAGGACACTGAAGAAGAAGGGCACCACCGGTCTGCGCGTCAGCGCCTACATGACCAACCGCAAGAAGCCGTACGAGGTCCGCTTCACCGTCCACGGCAAGACCGCCGCCGGCAAGAAGTGGGGCTGCGCCGTGGACCAGGGCTGGTGGGGCACCGTCAAGCACTAGGAGCGCAGGGGCGCTACGCAGGGGCGCTAGCGCCCTTCCGCGGGCGCCCGCCCGGCCGACGCGAGTGCCTTCTCGACCCCCGCCTCCTCCGGTCCGAGGAAGCGGGGGTCCGGCTCGAACAGGGCGTCCAGGGAGGCCTTGCCCGCCGCGAACAGCTCCCGGGTGGCCCCGTAGTACCAGGTCGCGTCGTGCCGGTCCTGCACGCCGACACCGTACGACTCGACGCCCGCCTCCTCGCACAGCGCGACCGCCCGGCGTATGTGGAAGCCCTGGCTGATGAGCACCGCCCGGTCCACGCCGAAGATCTTCTTGGCGCGGACGCAGGAGTCCCAGGTGTCGAACCCGGCGTAGTCGCTGACGATCCGGTCGTCGGGCACGCCGTGCTCGGTGAGGTAGCCGCGCATCGCGTCCGGCTCGTCGTACTCCACGCGGCTGTTGTCCCCGGTGACCAGGACCACCTTGATCCGCCCCGAGCGGTACAACTCGGCCGCCGCGTCCAGCCGGCGGGCCAGATACGGGGACGGCTCGCCCTGCCACAGCCCGGCGCCGAAGACCACCGCGACCTCCGTGCGCGGCGCGTCGGCCGTGGTCCGCAGCCGGTCGCCGGCCGCCGTGAACATCCAGGTCGAGGGCAGCAGCGCCAGCACGCACAGCAGCATCACCGCCTGCACGGCCCGCCGCCGCCCCGCCCGCGTACGCGGCAGCCGAACGGCGCGCGCGACCCGCCTGATACGCCTCACGGCGCCCCCGTCCCCTCGGACCCACTCATGTGTCCTGCTTGTTTCCGGCGGGCCCGTCCGCGCCCGTCCTTCCGACCAACGAAGACGTCAGCCGCGGAGATCCGGTTCACCGCCCAGCGTGACAAGCTTCACTCGAACGAGTCGAAATGCCAGGTCACGGAGGTTCACAGGCCCGTACCGCGCACGGTGAAGTGCCGGAAAACACCCGTCACCACCGTGCAACGGGGAGGCAACGTCCTCCCGGCACCATCGGTGCATGACGGCGACGACGAGCAAGTCGAACGCGGACCTCGACAGTACGGCGCACATCATGAACCTGATCAGTGACCAGCTGGCCACGCAGCTCAGCCTCGTCTCCCGCGACGGAACCCGGCGCCCCGCCCCGCCGGCGCTCGTCCTGGTCGCACACGGCAGCCGCGACCCGCGCGCCCTGGCGACCGTACGCACCCTCATGGAGCGCGTCCGCGAGCAGCGCCCCGGCCTCGCCGTGCACCTCGGCCACATCGAACTGAACGAGCCCCTGCTCCCCGACACCCTCGCCGCCCTCGGCGACCGGGAAGCGGTGCTCGTCCCCCTCCTCCTCAGCCGCGGCTACCACGTCAAGCAGGACATCCCCGAGATGGCCGCTGCCGCCGAGGCACGCACCCGACTGGCCGCCCCCCTCGGCCCGCACCCCCTCCTCGTCGAGACCCTGCGCTCCCGCCTCGTCGAGGCCGGCTGGCGCACCCGGACGAGCGCGGCCCGGCGCCGCAGGAGCGCGGTCGTCCTGGCCGCCGCCGGCTCCCGCGACCCCGAGGCCGCCCTGGACACCGGCCGCACGGCCCGCCTCCTCGCCGACCGCCTGGGCGTCCCGGTCCTGCCCGCCTACGCCTCCGCCGCGGCCCCCACCGTCCCCGAAGCCGTCCGCACCCTCACCGCCGCGGGCCACACCGACATCGCCGTCGCCTCCTACTTCACGGCCCCGGGCCGCTTCGCGAGGGAATGCGCCGAGGCGGCCCCGGGCATCACCGCGGCCCCCCTGGGCGCCCACCCGTCGATGGCGAGCCTGATCCTGCACCGCTACGACGAGTCCCTGACGACCGGGACGAAGACCCTGCCGGCGCTGGCGTCGGCCTAGGGCCCTGGGAGCCGGACACCCCGGCCGACAGGAGCGCCCCTTCAGGGGCGCGGGGAACTGCGCGACCAGCCACGGACCACCCGCACCCGCCGAAGAACGGAACCCGGCGGACGAGTAGGCACCCATTTGTCACACCCTCCCCGTACTGTCGAATCATGGAAGGCACCGCACCCCTCACCCACGGCACCCACGGCACCCACGGCACCTACGACGCCCCGTCAGAAGAACGCTGGGCCCCGGAACCCGACAAACGCCCCGGCCGCACCGCCTTCCAACGCGACCGCGCCCGCGTACTGCACTCCGCGGCCCTGCGCAGACTCGCCGGCAAGACCCAGGTCGTCACACCCGGCACCCGCTCCCAGGTCTGGGACGCCAGCCCCCGCACCCGCCTCACCCATTCCCTGGAGTGCGCCCAGGTGGGCCGCGAGCTGGGCGCCGCCCTCGGCTGCGACCCCGACCTCGTGGAGGCCGCCTGCCTCTCCCACGACCTCGGCCACCCCCCTTTCGGCCACAACGGCGAACAGGCACTCAACGAATTCGCCGAGGACTGCGGCGGCTTCGAGGGCAACGCCCAGTCCCTGCGCCTGCTGACCCGCATCGAGCCCAAGCGCTTCGTACGCTCCCCCGAGTCGGGCGACCTCGTCAGCGTCGGCCTCAACCTCACCCGTGCCGCCCTGGACGCCGCCACGAAGTACCCCTGGCCGCGCGGAGGTCACCCCACCGACCCCAAGTCGCCCAAGTTCGGCGTGTACGACGACGACCGGCCCGTCTTCGACTGGGTCCGCAAGGACGCCCCCGGCACGAGCACGACCTTCGAGGCCCAGGTCATGGACTGGTCCGACGACGTGGCGTA
The DNA window shown above is from Streptomyces akebiae and carries:
- a CDS encoding molybdopterin oxidoreductase family protein gives rise to the protein MPNSATPTHCPYCALQCGMNLTPGADGTEGVVVVTERADFPVNRGALCGKGRTAPAVLSSRVRLTSPLVRRAGNLEPASWDEALDRIAEGLTRTRTEHGPDACGVFGGGGLTNEKAYLLGKFARIVLGTSQIDYNGRFCMSSAAAAGMKAFGLDRGLPFPLEDIPRTGCVVLVGSNLAETMPPALRYLTELKENGGKLIVIDPRRTRTAEQADLHLSPRPGTDLALALGLLHLIVAEGRTDEEYIRERTSGWEEARAAAMAHWPEYVERITGVSVPELREAVRLFCEPEHAMVLTARGPEQQSKGTDTVGAWINLTLATGRAGRPLSGYGCLTGQGNGQGGREHGQKADQLPGYRKLVDPEARRHVAEVWGVDPDSLPGPGRSAYELLDALGGDIKSLLLMGSNPVVSAPRAAHIEDRIRSLDFLAVCDVVLSETAELADVVLPVTQWAEETGTTTNLEGRVLLRRRAITPPDGVRSDLEVMHELADRLGVEKGFSTDAEEVFEELRRASAGGPADYSGITYRRLAEENGVFWPCPAPTTEVGPAPSVEVHPGTPRLFLDRFATEDGRARFVPVSHRAAAEEPDAEYPVLLTTGRVVAQYQSGAQTRRVDELNSAAPGPFVELHPRLAERLGAAEGDPVAVVSRRGRAVAPARITTTIRPDTVFMPFHWPGEGRANTLTNPALDPTSRMPEFKTCAVRVEVVGK
- a CDS encoding SanA/YdcF family protein; the protein is MLLCVLALLPSTWMFTAAGDRLRTTADAPRTEVAVVFGAGLWQGEPSPYLARRLDAAAELYRSGRIKVVLVTGDNSRVEYDEPDAMRGYLTEHGVPDDRIVSDYAGFDTWDSCVRAKKIFGVDRAVLISQGFHIRRAVALCEEAGVESYGVGVQDRHDATWYYGATRELFAAGKASLDALFEPDPRFLGPEEAGVEKALASAGRAPAEGR
- a CDS encoding sirohydrochlorin chelatase; this translates as MTATTSKSNADLDSTAHIMNLISDQLATQLSLVSRDGTRRPAPPALVLVAHGSRDPRALATVRTLMERVREQRPGLAVHLGHIELNEPLLPDTLAALGDREAVLVPLLLSRGYHVKQDIPEMAAAAEARTRLAAPLGPHPLLVETLRSRLVEAGWRTRTSAARRRRSAVVLAAAGSRDPEAALDTGRTARLLADRLGVPVLPAYASAAAPTVPEAVRTLTAAGHTDIAVASYFTAPGRFARECAEAAPGITAAPLGAHPSMASLILHRYDESLTTGTKTLPALASA
- a CDS encoding deoxyguanosinetriphosphate triphosphohydrolase, translating into MEGTAPLTHGTHGTHGTYDAPSEERWAPEPDKRPGRTAFQRDRARVLHSAALRRLAGKTQVVTPGTRSQVWDASPRTRLTHSLECAQVGRELGAALGCDPDLVEAACLSHDLGHPPFGHNGEQALNEFAEDCGGFEGNAQSLRLLTRIEPKRFVRSPESGDLVSVGLNLTRAALDAATKYPWPRGGHPTDPKSPKFGVYDDDRPVFDWVRKDAPGTSTTFEAQVMDWSDDVAYSVHDVEDGLHAGHIDPGCLHADPERRAVFEVARGRYVPADTDPAELAAALDRLLDQEWWPHGYDGTAVAQARLKDATSQLIGRFCLAAEGATRQAYGNGPLTRYAAELVVPREARLECAVLKAVADRYVMQRAEQERLRADQRIVVAELAEALTARAPEGLEPQFRALFDSAPDDRARKRVIVDQIASLTDPSARALHARLTGRM